Proteins from a genomic interval of Chryseobacterium indologenes:
- a CDS encoding glycoside hydrolase family 125 protein has translation MERRNFIKTSALAGAGLLFTQNVFAKNLIIDDFPVVRVPKDKRHFTSESVENAIAAFKKKVKNKELSWLFENCFPNTLDTTVFYSEANGNPDTYVITGDIDAMWLRDSSAQVFPYLQFSKKDEKLHKLISGVIHKQTTFILKDPYANAFYNDDQKISKWKEYDHTDMKPGIHERKWEIDSLCYPIRLAYHFWKETGDTKPFDANWLQGIKLTLQTFTEQQRKKDLGPYKFERTTSWATDGVPMGGYGYPTKPVGLISSMFRPSDDATIYGFLIPSNLFAVVSLRQAAEMVSQIKNEKALAQQLNSLADEVDAAIKKYGVYDHPEYGKIYAFEVNGFGSYNLMDDANCPSLLGLPYLGAVKSDDPVYVNTRKFVWSENNPFFFKGKLAEGIGGPHIGLDMIWPMSIIMKALTSKDKSEIRWCINTLQKTHGGTGFMHESFHKDNDKKFTREWFAWSNTLFGELLWKTFNENPDLLA, from the coding sequence ATGGAAAGGAGAAATTTTATTAAAACAAGTGCATTGGCAGGAGCCGGATTGCTGTTTACCCAAAATGTTTTTGCAAAGAATCTGATCATAGACGATTTTCCGGTTGTCCGTGTTCCGAAAGACAAAAGACATTTTACCAGTGAATCCGTAGAAAATGCGATTGCCGCTTTCAAAAAGAAAGTTAAAAATAAAGAATTATCATGGCTGTTTGAAAACTGCTTTCCGAATACTTTAGATACTACCGTTTTTTATAGTGAAGCCAATGGAAACCCTGATACCTATGTGATTACAGGAGATATTGATGCCATGTGGCTTCGTGACAGCTCTGCACAGGTATTTCCTTACCTTCAGTTCTCAAAGAAAGATGAAAAGCTTCACAAGCTAATTTCGGGGGTGATTCACAAACAGACCACTTTCATTCTGAAGGATCCGTATGCCAATGCTTTTTACAATGACGACCAGAAGATCAGCAAGTGGAAAGAATATGATCATACCGATATGAAACCGGGGATCCATGAAAGAAAATGGGAAATCGATTCATTATGCTATCCTATCCGTTTAGCATACCACTTCTGGAAAGAGACGGGAGATACAAAACCCTTTGATGCCAACTGGTTGCAGGGGATCAAACTTACTTTACAGACATTTACAGAACAGCAAAGGAAAAAAGACTTAGGTCCTTACAAATTTGAACGTACCACATCATGGGCTACAGATGGTGTTCCTATGGGAGGTTACGGATATCCGACGAAACCTGTTGGTTTGATCAGCTCGATGTTCCGTCCAAGCGATGATGCTACGATTTATGGATTTTTAATTCCGTCAAATTTATTTGCAGTCGTAAGCTTACGTCAGGCGGCAGAAATGGTTTCTCAGATTAAAAATGAAAAAGCTTTAGCCCAGCAACTGAACAGCCTTGCTGATGAGGTAGATGCTGCCATTAAGAAATATGGCGTTTACGATCACCCGGAATATGGAAAAATATATGCTTTTGAAGTTAATGGCTTTGGAAGTTATAACCTGATGGATGATGCAAATTGCCCAAGCTTGCTAGGTTTGCCTTATCTGGGGGCCGTGAAATCTGACGATCCTGTCTATGTAAACACCAGAAAATTTGTATGGTCAGAAAATAACCCGTTCTTTTTCAAAGGTAAGCTGGCGGAAGGAATCGGGGGGCCGCACATCGGACTGGATATGATCTGGCCGATGAGTATTATTATGAAAGCACTCACTTCAAAAGATAAAAGTGAGATCAGATGGTGTATAAACACCTTACAGAAAACTCATGGAGGAACAGGATTTATGCATGAATCCTTCCACAAAGACAATGACAAGAAATTCACCAGAGAATGGTTTGCCTGGTCAAATACATTATTTGGTGAACTTTTATGGAAAACCTTTAACGAGAACCCGGATTTACTGGCTTAG
- a CDS encoding glycoside hydrolase family 130 protein, giving the protein MTAQSVMIPWQDRPEGSNDIMWRFSENPIINRYAIPTSNSIFNSAVIPFEEGFAGVFRCDNKAVQMNIFAGFSKDGIHWDINHDPIEMKAGNTDMIESDYKYDPRVTFIEDRYWITWCNGYNGPTIGIGYTFDFKEFFQCENAFLPFNRNGVLFPEKINGKYAMLSRPSDNGHTPFGDIYISYSPDMKYWGEHRCVMKVTPFEDSAWQCTKIGGGPVPIKTEEGWLLFYHGVINTCRGFRYSMGAALLDLEDPTKVLYRTKPYLLAPAELYELTGDVPNVVFPCAALTEGDKVTVYYGAADTVVAIAFGYISEIIDFMKKNSI; this is encoded by the coding sequence ATGACAGCTCAATCAGTAATGATCCCATGGCAGGATCGCCCGGAAGGTAGCAATGATATCATGTGGAGGTTTTCCGAAAACCCGATCATTAACAGATATGCAATACCTACTTCCAACAGTATATTCAACAGTGCGGTGATCCCTTTTGAAGAAGGATTTGCAGGAGTGTTCCGTTGTGACAACAAAGCGGTTCAGATGAATATTTTTGCAGGTTTCAGTAAAGACGGAATCCATTGGGATATCAATCATGATCCTATTGAAATGAAGGCCGGAAATACAGACATGATCGAATCTGATTATAAATATGATCCGCGGGTGACCTTTATCGAAGACCGTTACTGGATCACCTGGTGTAACGGATACAACGGGCCTACGATTGGAATTGGATATACCTTTGATTTTAAAGAATTTTTCCAGTGCGAAAATGCCTTTTTACCTTTCAACAGAAACGGGGTGCTTTTCCCGGAAAAGATCAACGGTAAATATGCAATGCTGAGCCGTCCGAGTGATAACGGCCATACCCCTTTCGGAGATATCTACATCAGCTACAGCCCTGATATGAAATACTGGGGAGAGCATCGTTGCGTAATGAAAGTCACCCCATTTGAAGACAGCGCATGGCAATGTACAAAAATTGGGGGCGGGCCGGTTCCTATTAAAACAGAAGAAGGATGGCTGTTATTTTACCATGGCGTAATCAATACCTGCAGAGGATTCAGATATTCAATGGGGGCAGCGTTGCTTGATCTTGAAGATCCTACGAAAGTATTATACAGAACCAAGCCTTATCTATTGGCTCCGGCAGAATTGTATGAACTTACGGGAGATGTTCCGAATGTTGTTTTCCCTTGTGCAGCACTGACAGAAGGTGATAAAGTAACGGTGTACTATGGTGCTGCCGATACGGTAGTGGCTATTGCATTCGGATATATTTCAGAAATTATTGATTTCATGAAAAAGAACTCAATCTAA
- a CDS encoding glycoside hydrolase family 92 protein — MKKELLICFFTALVSMTNAQQNKNDVLSWVDPFIGTGGHGHTFPGATTPFGMIQLSPDQNTKSGDWDWCSGYHYSSKTIMGFSHNHLSGTGWADLGDILVMPTVGQVKMVPGTEANPDTGYRSTFSHEKETASPGYYSVMLDSYGIKAELTASPRVGFHKYTFPKTEEANIIIDPTNKIFGNIYHTLVSVEGNNKIKGYCYSNGWGGKRFAYFVMEFSKPFKSYGVYAEGKIKNNEKIALAKDAKAFVRFATENNESIEVKVSLSPVSTENAQENFDTEAKNVNFAQAKETAQSTWRDLIGRFQVTGGTDSQRKIFYTGVYHTFIAPNLYMDANGDYVAAQENMNTKWFTNYSTYSYWDGFRATHPLLTIMDQKHTKEFANSLISRYTDRKDHMPIWELCGYDNFCMLGYHSVSVIWDAISKGVPGIDAEKAFAAMKDASLTDKMSSSDGGGGLNDYIKLGYTPSENGASVSATLEYAYDDWCILQLAEKLGKKDEADVYRKRSMNFLNTFNKENNHFWPRQKDGKFIPDFTLNDWKKLQPHWVSGNIWAYDFFVPHQIDEMMNLYGGKKGFEEKLDKTFTEKLNMEGEQHVDISGFIGSLGFGDEPGHHVPYLYNYAGSPYKTQKMVKYIRDNMYAAKPDGIVNNEDCGQMSAWYIFSSLGFYPVTPGKPVYAIGAPQFPKASLKLENGKTFTVIADKISDKNIYVQKMFLNGKEYKSWELNHSDIMNGGELRFVMGSKPVK; from the coding sequence ATGAAGAAAGAATTGCTTATCTGTTTTTTTACGGCCCTGGTTTCGATGACCAACGCCCAGCAAAATAAAAATGATGTGTTATCCTGGGTAGACCCGTTTATTGGAACCGGCGGGCATGGACACACATTTCCGGGGGCTACCACGCCTTTCGGAATGATTCAGCTGAGTCCGGATCAGAATACCAAAAGTGGTGACTGGGACTGGTGTTCCGGGTATCATTACAGCAGCAAGACGATCATGGGATTCAGTCACAATCACCTGAGCGGAACCGGTTGGGCAGATCTCGGAGATATTCTGGTAATGCCTACTGTAGGCCAGGTGAAGATGGTTCCGGGTACAGAAGCCAATCCTGACACGGGATACCGTTCAACATTCAGTCATGAAAAAGAAACCGCTTCGCCGGGGTATTATTCCGTAATGCTCGACAGTTATGGAATTAAAGCAGAACTGACGGCCTCTCCAAGAGTAGGTTTTCATAAATATACATTTCCAAAAACTGAAGAAGCGAATATCATTATCGACCCTACCAATAAAATCTTTGGAAATATCTACCACACTCTGGTAAGCGTAGAAGGGAATAATAAGATTAAAGGCTATTGCTACAGCAACGGATGGGGCGGAAAACGATTTGCCTATTTTGTGATGGAATTTTCAAAACCTTTCAAATCTTACGGAGTCTATGCTGAAGGGAAAATAAAAAACAATGAAAAGATTGCTCTTGCCAAAGATGCGAAAGCTTTTGTAAGATTTGCTACAGAGAACAATGAAAGCATCGAAGTAAAAGTGTCTTTATCTCCTGTAAGCACGGAAAATGCTCAGGAAAACTTTGACACCGAAGCTAAGAATGTCAATTTCGCTCAGGCTAAAGAGACCGCACAGAGTACCTGGAGAGACCTTATCGGAAGATTTCAGGTGACAGGAGGTACAGACAGTCAGAGAAAAATTTTCTACACCGGAGTTTACCATACATTCATTGCACCTAATTTATATATGGATGCCAACGGAGACTACGTGGCTGCTCAGGAAAATATGAACACCAAGTGGTTTACCAATTACAGTACCTATTCTTACTGGGACGGGTTTAGGGCAACACATCCGCTATTGACCATCATGGATCAGAAGCATACCAAGGAATTTGCCAATTCTTTAATCAGCAGATATACAGATCGTAAAGACCATATGCCGATCTGGGAACTTTGTGGCTACGATAACTTCTGTATGTTGGGATATCACAGTGTATCCGTAATCTGGGATGCCATTTCAAAAGGAGTGCCGGGAATTGATGCTGAAAAAGCATTTGCCGCGATGAAAGATGCTTCTTTAACTGACAAAATGAGCAGTAGCGATGGGGGCGGAGGTTTAAATGATTATATCAAATTAGGCTATACCCCTTCTGAAAACGGAGCTTCCGTCTCTGCAACATTAGAATATGCATATGACGACTGGTGTATCCTGCAGCTGGCAGAAAAACTGGGTAAAAAAGATGAAGCGGATGTATACAGAAAACGTTCAATGAACTTCCTGAATACATTCAACAAAGAAAATAATCATTTCTGGCCAAGACAAAAAGACGGGAAATTTATCCCTGATTTTACATTGAATGACTGGAAAAAATTACAGCCTCACTGGGTTTCCGGGAATATCTGGGCGTATGACTTTTTTGTTCCGCATCAGATTGATGAAATGATGAATCTGTATGGCGGTAAAAAAGGATTTGAAGAAAAACTGGATAAAACCTTTACAGAAAAACTGAACATGGAAGGGGAACAGCATGTTGATATCTCAGGATTCATCGGATCTTTAGGATTCGGAGATGAGCCGGGACATCATGTACCTTATTTGTACAACTACGCCGGAAGTCCTTACAAAACCCAGAAAATGGTGAAGTACATCCGTGATAATATGTACGCTGCAAAACCTGATGGGATTGTAAATAATGAAGATTGCGGACAAATGTCAGCATGGTATATTTTCTCTTCCTTAGGATTTTATCCTGTAACCCCGGGAAAACCTGTATATGCCATTGGAGCTCCCCAGTTCCCTAAAGCATCCCTGAAGCTGGAAAACGGAAAAACATTTACCGTGATTGCCGATAAAATTTCTGACAAGAATATCTATGTTCAGAAAATGTTCCTGAACGGAAAAGAATACAAAAGCTGGGAACTGAACCACAGCGATATTATGAATGGCGGGGAACTGAGATTTGTAATGGGAAGTAAGCCTGTAAAATAA
- a CDS encoding endo-beta-N-acetylglucosaminidase, with amino-acid sequence MKTTYFSFALYLFLVVMLVNGCRGNDQELTVSKNVNAENSASKISNQDFSNLIAYKNSDHELSVGYYRTWRDSATANGNLPTMKWLPDSLDVVMVFPYDTPPDNPYWSTLKNKYVPYLHKRGTKVIITLGNLSSATSSGGQNNYSVWAKSIYDKWVGEYNLDGIDIDIESNPSGATLTKFVAASKALSKYFGPKSGTGKTFVYDTNQNPTSFFTQTASCYNYVFLQAYGRNTSNLTLVSGLYAPYISMKQFLPGFSFYEENGYPGNYWNDITYPQNGTGRAYDYARWQPAGGKKGGLFSYAIDRDAPLSSSTDNTLLAPNFKVTKDLIKIMNP; translated from the coding sequence TTTCTTTTGCATTATACCTGTTTTTGGTTGTAATGCTAGTTAATGGATGTAGAGGGAATGATCAAGAGTTAACTGTGTCAAAGAATGTTAATGCTGAAAACTCAGCATCGAAAATTTCCAATCAGGATTTTAGTAACCTTATTGCTTATAAAAACAGTGATCATGAGCTCTCAGTAGGTTATTACCGTACATGGAGAGACAGCGCCACAGCAAACGGTAACCTTCCAACGATGAAATGGCTGCCGGACAGTCTCGATGTGGTAATGGTTTTTCCTTATGATACCCCACCGGATAATCCGTACTGGAGTACTCTTAAAAATAAATATGTTCCTTACCTTCATAAGCGGGGGACTAAAGTTATTATAACCTTAGGGAATTTAAGCAGCGCAACCTCTAGCGGTGGTCAGAATAATTACTCGGTGTGGGCAAAAAGTATTTATGATAAATGGGTGGGAGAGTATAACCTGGATGGTATTGACATTGATATAGAAAGCAACCCGAGTGGAGCTACACTAACAAAATTTGTTGCTGCAAGCAAAGCATTATCAAAATATTTCGGTCCGAAGTCGGGAACCGGGAAAACATTTGTATATGATACCAATCAGAATCCCACATCATTTTTTACCCAGACAGCTTCCTGCTATAATTATGTATTCTTGCAGGCTTATGGAAGAAATACTTCTAATCTCACTCTTGTGTCTGGACTATATGCACCCTATATCAGTATGAAACAATTTTTACCGGGCTTTTCATTTTATGAAGAGAATGGTTACCCCGGTAATTACTGGAATGATATAACATATCCTCAGAATGGTACCGGCCGGGCCTATGATTATGCCCGTTGGCAACCAGCTGGTGGTAAGAAAGGAGGCCTGTTTTCATATGCTATTGACAGAGATGCACCATTGAGTTCTTCAACGGATAATACACTGCTGGCCCCTAATTTTAAAGTGACAAAAGATCTCATCAAGATTATGAATCCTTAA
- a CDS encoding T9SS type A sorting domain-containing protein yields the protein MKKTSILSALALLGVQTATVLKAQQLNNPVGICYVEVNNNNMLNAGSYTLQNSNKQLFDVAIIFAANINYDVSKSRAYISSNNNVTKVLNDVNTYVKPLQQKGIKVLLDILGNHQGAGISNFPNREAAKDFALQIANTVYTYGLDGVDLDDEYAGYGNNGTGQPNSSSFVMLLQELKAAMPDKLITFYYLGPATSRQSYNGDAAGNYIDYSWNPYYGTYSAPNVPPLTKSKLSPAATWIQNTNPQSTSTATLTTLATNTKNDGYGVFMWYDLGGTNVASYLSTGSNILYNENTQLTGQLYSWSQGVACDPPLGLEVTNVTGTSAKLNWTSNGSQTYNIDYKPANSTTWVSAGTNYSGSNIVISNLSLNTDYDWRIQSNCSSTLTSTYLFAPRFNSGNGCATPAGLVSGSNLGTTTQLSWEATGAPAYNLQYKTTTATNWTDVPAVSTNTYTLQNLSPNTAYQWKVQSVCNGGTVSTYSAENTFNSGFAPVTSPGSRSLSFNGSTNYLNAGQFNLSGNAMTFEGWVKVNAFKTGFPYITSVVGIEVGDNNSAILRFGDGNLANNKLQFILSFGSSQVKLNSNSTFNTNTWYHVAATYDGSSMKMYINGNLDASVPTTGNFTANGILYLGRNYDNSRTLNGNLDEFRVWKRALTAQEITDNKCNVAPTSTALEANWKMDEGSGNGALDATANTHFATLTNMSDSNWSTDVACNASLSVEDLKGLASGKESSVYPNPVKKGSDIHFKIENNSASEISLYDISGKLLKKQQINKNINRVNTQDLSRGAYIYKIISADRHLLSSGKIIVE from the coding sequence ATGAAAAAAACATCTATTCTTTCCGCCCTGGCATTACTGGGGGTTCAGACAGCTACCGTGCTTAAGGCGCAGCAGCTTAATAATCCCGTAGGGATATGTTATGTGGAGGTTAATAATAATAACATGCTGAATGCAGGTTCCTATACTTTGCAAAACAGCAATAAGCAGCTATTTGACGTTGCCATTATCTTTGCAGCGAATATCAACTATGATGTTTCCAAAAGCAGAGCTTACATCTCGAGCAATAACAATGTTACCAAAGTACTAAACGATGTGAATACTTATGTAAAACCTTTACAACAGAAAGGAATTAAAGTATTACTGGATATTCTGGGAAATCATCAGGGAGCAGGTATTTCCAATTTTCCCAACAGGGAAGCGGCCAAGGATTTTGCTTTACAGATAGCCAATACGGTATATACCTACGGTTTGGATGGAGTAGATCTCGATGATGAATATGCAGGATATGGAAATAACGGAACCGGACAGCCAAACAGCAGTTCTTTCGTCATGCTTTTACAGGAATTGAAGGCAGCTATGCCTGATAAACTGATCACTTTCTATTATTTAGGACCTGCAACAAGCAGACAGAGCTATAACGGAGATGCAGCAGGAAATTATATAGACTACAGCTGGAATCCATATTACGGAACTTACAGCGCTCCTAATGTACCGCCACTTACTAAATCTAAACTTTCTCCTGCAGCAACCTGGATTCAGAACACAAACCCTCAGTCTACTTCTACGGCTACCCTTACCACATTGGCTACCAACACCAAAAACGACGGGTATGGAGTATTTATGTGGTATGATCTGGGAGGAACCAATGTTGCCAGTTATCTGAGTACAGGATCCAATATTCTTTATAATGAAAATACACAACTTACCGGTCAGCTATACTCATGGTCTCAGGGAGTAGCTTGTGATCCGCCATTAGGACTCGAAGTAACAAATGTAACGGGAACCTCTGCCAAGTTAAACTGGACTTCCAACGGTTCCCAGACATATAATATCGATTATAAGCCGGCCAATTCTACAACTTGGGTAAGCGCAGGAACCAATTATTCAGGAAGTAATATTGTGATCAGTAATCTGAGCCTGAATACAGACTACGACTGGAGAATTCAATCCAACTGTTCTTCAACACTGACGAGTACGTATCTTTTTGCTCCGAGATTCAATTCAGGGAACGGATGTGCAACACCTGCCGGTCTCGTATCAGGAAGCAATCTGGGAACAACTACTCAATTATCATGGGAGGCCACAGGTGCTCCTGCCTATAATTTACAGTATAAGACAACAACAGCTACAAACTGGACAGATGTTCCGGCTGTTTCCACCAATACCTACACCCTTCAGAATCTTTCACCAAACACTGCGTATCAATGGAAAGTACAATCGGTATGCAACGGTGGAACGGTAAGCACCTATTCCGCGGAAAATACATTTAACAGTGGCTTTGCCCCGGTAACCAGCCCCGGTTCAAGATCGCTGTCCTTTAACGGAAGTACCAATTATCTTAATGCCGGTCAATTTAATTTAAGCGGAAATGCAATGACATTTGAAGGTTGGGTAAAAGTGAATGCCTTCAAAACAGGATTCCCATACATCACTTCCGTAGTGGGAATTGAAGTAGGAGATAATAATTCTGCGATATTGCGATTTGGAGATGGAAACCTTGCCAACAATAAGCTGCAGTTTATATTGAGTTTCGGGTCTTCACAGGTGAAACTGAACAGTAATTCAACATTTAATACCAATACATGGTATCATGTGGCAGCTACTTATGACGGATCTTCCATGAAAATGTATATCAATGGAAATCTGGATGCTAGCGTGCCTACAACCGGAAACTTTACCGCGAACGGTATTTTGTACCTGGGAAGAAACTATGATAATTCCCGTACACTGAACGGAAACCTGGATGAATTCAGGGTTTGGAAAAGAGCATTAACAGCACAGGAGATCACAGATAATAAATGTAACGTTGCACCTACCTCCACAGCATTGGAAGCCAATTGGAAAATGGATGAAGGAAGTGGAAACGGGGCTCTGGATGCAACGGCGAACACCCATTTTGCAACATTGACGAATATGTCAGACTCCAACTGGAGCACAGATGTAGCCTGCAATGCTTCTTTATCTGTAGAAGACTTAAAAGGACTTGCCAGCGGGAAAGAAAGCAGTGTTTATCCTAACCCTGTTAAAAAAGGAAGTGATATTCACTTTAAAATTGAAAATAATTCAGCAAGTGAAATATCTTTGTATGATATTTCCGGAAAATTGTTGAAAAAACAGCAAATTAATAAAAATATTAATAGAGTGAATACCCAGGATTTATCCCGTGGTGCCTATATTTATAAAATTATTTCAGCAGACAGACATCTATTGTCATCAGGAAAGATTATTGTGGAGTAA
- a CDS encoding T9SS type A sorting domain-containing protein → MKKAFIALILLIIHVESVLYAQQLSPMGICYVEVNNNNLLNAGAYKLQTSNSYLFNVVNIFAANINYDTSRGRAYLYSNNNVTKVLTNADTYIKPLQQKGMKVVLTILGNHQGAGICNFPTREAAKDFALQLANTVNTYGLDGIDFDDEYSEYGNNGTGQPNDSSFVMLVQELRALLPNKLITFYYYGPAASRLSWNGSRVGDNVNYSWNANYGSFSAPNVPPLTKAQISPAAVWLGNTSNSTTTSLASQTKTGGYGLYLWYDLKGTNQVSQLSAGTQTLYGEQTVLSTPLQSWTAGTNCDAPIGLSTSNLTGTSAKLNWTAVGTSTYDIDYKAASSTTWTSVATAVSGTSVTVSGLTANTEYDWRIRTNCSVKSTYMFAPRFNSGGGTTTPTGSYAVSLDGTSKSGSAGNISLSGSALSFEGWIKPASFKSGFPYISAIMGTEAGDANSAFLRLGDASLANNKLQFVLSINNVQQKLASNTALNANTWYHVAATYDGTTMKLYINGTLDASKAQTGSVSSNGSFNVGYLYETSRNFNGKIDEVRVWKRALSQTEISQNMCNVSLPATSLAAYWKFNEGSSSSVQDTSGNEVTLTLSGADASIWAADVPCTTSAARTSKNTVGQKIIGSEQTGLNKQLKLYPNPLGRSSQLSISTPEDYNGGQLKVYNFTGSLVDTQVLKSGNHEYNLQKLPAGNYILQFESQNGSVKQTEKLIIK, encoded by the coding sequence ATGAAAAAAGCCTTTATTGCATTGATCCTATTGATCATTCACGTGGAATCTGTGCTTTACGCACAGCAGCTTAGCCCTATGGGAATCTGCTACGTAGAAGTAAATAACAACAATCTTCTCAACGCAGGGGCGTACAAGTTACAAACCTCAAACAGTTACCTCTTTAATGTCGTCAATATTTTTGCAGCGAATATTAATTATGACACCAGCCGTGGCAGGGCTTATCTGTACAGCAATAACAATGTCACCAAAGTACTGACTAACGCAGATACCTACATCAAACCCCTCCAGCAAAAAGGAATGAAAGTGGTATTAACAATCTTAGGAAACCATCAGGGAGCAGGAATCTGTAATTTTCCAACCCGTGAGGCAGCCAAAGATTTTGCATTACAATTAGCCAATACCGTCAATACCTATGGATTGGATGGAATTGATTTCGATGATGAATACTCGGAATATGGAAATAACGGAACCGGACAGCCAAATGACAGCTCTTTTGTAATGCTCGTTCAGGAGTTGAGAGCGCTGTTGCCTAATAAACTTATTACCTTTTATTACTATGGCCCCGCTGCTTCAAGACTTTCCTGGAACGGAAGCAGGGTAGGAGACAATGTCAACTACAGCTGGAATGCCAACTACGGATCATTTTCCGCACCTAATGTCCCTCCGTTGACGAAAGCTCAGATTTCTCCGGCAGCAGTTTGGTTAGGAAATACTTCTAACTCAACGACGACCAGTCTTGCCAGTCAGACCAAAACAGGAGGATATGGCTTATATCTTTGGTATGATCTGAAAGGGACCAATCAGGTATCACAACTGTCTGCAGGAACTCAAACTTTATATGGAGAACAAACCGTTTTAAGTACTCCGTTGCAATCATGGACAGCGGGAACCAATTGTGATGCACCTATCGGTTTATCTACAAGCAATCTTACAGGAACAAGTGCAAAATTAAACTGGACTGCCGTAGGAACAAGCACCTATGATATTGATTATAAAGCAGCTTCATCTACTACATGGACAAGTGTAGCAACTGCTGTTAGCGGAACTTCCGTTACGGTTTCAGGATTAACAGCAAATACAGAATATGACTGGAGAATCAGAACAAACTGTAGTGTCAAAAGTACCTATATGTTTGCTCCAAGATTTAATAGCGGAGGCGGAACAACCACCCCTACCGGTTCATATGCAGTCAGCCTTGACGGGACCAGCAAATCAGGATCAGCGGGAAATATCAGTCTAAGCGGTTCGGCATTGTCTTTTGAAGGATGGATAAAACCCGCTTCTTTCAAATCAGGATTCCCTTATATTTCAGCCATTATGGGAACAGAAGCAGGGGATGCCAATTCTGCATTTTTACGTTTGGGAGATGCCAGCTTGGCCAATAACAAACTGCAATTTGTACTCAGTATTAATAATGTACAACAAAAATTGGCCTCCAATACAGCATTAAATGCCAATACCTGGTATCATGTTGCTGCGACTTATGACGGAACAACGATGAAACTTTATATCAACGGAACACTTGACGCCAGCAAAGCTCAGACGGGAAGTGTGAGCTCAAACGGATCGTTCAACGTTGGATATCTATATGAAACCTCAAGGAATTTTAACGGAAAAATTGATGAGGTGCGTGTTTGGAAACGGGCATTAAGCCAGACGGAAATCAGCCAGAATATGTGTAATGTGAGTTTACCGGCAACATCGCTTGCAGCTTATTGGAAATTTAATGAAGGCAGCAGTTCATCTGTCCAGGATACTTCAGGAAACGAAGTGACATTGACCTTATCAGGAGCTGATGCTTCTATCTGGGCAGCAGATGTACCATGTACTACTTCCGCAGCAAGAACTTCAAAAAATACAGTAGGCCAAAAGATCATCGGTTCTGAACAAACAGGATTGAACAAACAGCTGAAACTGTACCCGAATCCTTTAGGCAGATCTTCCCAGCTTAGTATTTCTACCCCTGAAGATTACAACGGAGGGCAACTGAAAGTATACAACTTTACCGGAAGTTTGGTTGATACTCAGGTTTTAAAGAGTGGAAATCATGAATACAATCTGCAAAAGCTTCCTGCAGGAAATTATATCCTTCAGTTTGAATCTCAAAACGGAAGTGTAAAACAGACTGAAAAATTAATCATCAAATAA